A genomic region of Bombus terrestris chromosome 12, iyBomTerr1.2, whole genome shotgun sequence contains the following coding sequences:
- the LOC100645344 gene encoding probable citrate synthase 2, mitochondrial isoform X1, translating into MALFHFSPKRCLEVQKITSTIFLRSLSDASTDLKKVLADKIPKEQERVKAFRKQHGSTKVGEVTVDMMYGGMRGIKGLVWEPSVLDPEEGIRFRGKSIPECQKLLPKAKGGEEPLPEGLFWLLITGDVPTDAQVKAVSQEWASRSALPDHVVKALNNFPKSLHPMTQFSAAITLLNSESEYVKAYTGGVHKSKYWETVYEDSMNLIAKLPVVAAAIYRNIYKGGKGLGSVDAGKDWSWNFANMLGYDNPQFIELMRLYLTIHSDHEGGNVSAHTTHLVGSALSDPYLSFAAGMNGLAGPLHGLANQEVLVWLEKLRAQVGDSPSDDKLKEFIWNTLKSGQVVPGYGHAVLRKTDPRYTCQREFALKHLPDDKLFKLVSQVYKVVPPILLETGKVKNPWPNVDAHSGVLLQYYGMKEMNYYTVLFGVSRALGVLASLVWDRALGLPIERPKSLSTDLLMKSVKA; encoded by the exons ATGGCACTCTTCCATTTCAGTCCAAAACGTTGTTTGGAAGTTCAG aAGATAACTTCGACCATATTCTTAAGATCATTGAGCGATGCCTCCACTGATTTGAAAAAGGTTCTGGCTGATAAAATTCCAAAGGAGCAGGAGCGTGTCAAGGCTTTCCGTAAACAACATGGATCCACCAAAGTTGGAGAGGTCACCGTAGATATG ATGTATGGTGGTATGCGTGGAATTAAAGGACTTGTATGGGAACCGTCGGTCCTGGATCCTGAAGAAGGTATTAGATTCCGAGGAAAATCGATTCCGGAATGTCAGAAGCTTCTACCAAAAGCTAAGGGTGGTGAGGAACCGCTTCCAGAAGGTTTGTTCTGGCTTCTGATTACTGGCGACGTTCCCACGGATGCCCAAGTGAAAGCAGTCTCTCAAGAATGGGCCTCCCGAAGCGCATTACCTGATCACGTAGTCAAAGCTCTGAACAACTTCCCCAAGTCGCTTCACCCCATGACTCAATTCTCCGCCGCTATTACTCTTCTAAATAGCGAGAGTGAATACGTGAAAGCGTATACGGGAGGTGTACACAAATCCAAATATTGGGAAACCGTTTACGAAGATTCGATGAATTTGATCGCTAAATTACCCGTAGTGGCTGCCGCGATCTacagaaatatttacaagggTGGTAAAGGCTTGGGATCCGTCGATGCGGGAAAAGATTGGTCCTGGAATTTCGCGAACATGCTCGGTTACGACAACCCACAATTCATCGAACTTATGCGTTTATACCTCACGATCCACTCTGATCACGAAGGTGGAAATGTATCTGCACATACAACCCACTTGGTAGGTTCGGCATTGTCTGATCCGTATTTGTCATTTGCGGCTGGAATGAACGGCTTGGCTGGTCCTCTTCATGGTCTTGCAAATCAAGAAGTGTTGGTATGGCTAGAAAAGTTGCGCGCTCAAGTTGGAGACAGCCCCAGTGACGATAAGCTGAAGGAATTTATTTGGAACACGTTGAAGAGCGGTCAAGTCGTTCCTGGGTACGGTCATGCCGTACTGAGAAAGACTGATCCTAGATATACCTGCCAGAGAGAATTTGCATTGAAACACTTGCCGGATGACAAACTATTTAAG ctTGTTTCTCAAGTATACAAAGTAGTTCCACCCATTCTTTTGGAAACTGGCAAGGTAAAGAACCCATGGCCAAATGTAGATGCTCATTCGGGAGTTTTACTGCAATACTATGGAATGAAAGAGATGAATTATTACACCGTCCTGTTCGGAGTATCGCGTGCTCTTGGTGTTCTGGCGTCCCTTGTTTGGGATCGGGCTCTTGGTCTTCCCATAGAAAGGCCCAAATCTCTAAGCACTGATCTTCTCATGAAATCCGTCAAAGCCTAA
- the LOC100645344 gene encoding probable citrate synthase 2, mitochondrial isoform X2 has translation MMYGGMRGIKGLVWEPSVLDPEEGIRFRGKSIPECQKLLPKAKGGEEPLPEGLFWLLITGDVPTDAQVKAVSQEWASRSALPDHVVKALNNFPKSLHPMTQFSAAITLLNSESEYVKAYTGGVHKSKYWETVYEDSMNLIAKLPVVAAAIYRNIYKGGKGLGSVDAGKDWSWNFANMLGYDNPQFIELMRLYLTIHSDHEGGNVSAHTTHLVGSALSDPYLSFAAGMNGLAGPLHGLANQEVLVWLEKLRAQVGDSPSDDKLKEFIWNTLKSGQVVPGYGHAVLRKTDPRYTCQREFALKHLPDDKLFKLVSQVYKVVPPILLETGKVKNPWPNVDAHSGVLLQYYGMKEMNYYTVLFGVSRALGVLASLVWDRALGLPIERPKSLSTDLLMKSVKA, from the exons ATG ATGTATGGTGGTATGCGTGGAATTAAAGGACTTGTATGGGAACCGTCGGTCCTGGATCCTGAAGAAGGTATTAGATTCCGAGGAAAATCGATTCCGGAATGTCAGAAGCTTCTACCAAAAGCTAAGGGTGGTGAGGAACCGCTTCCAGAAGGTTTGTTCTGGCTTCTGATTACTGGCGACGTTCCCACGGATGCCCAAGTGAAAGCAGTCTCTCAAGAATGGGCCTCCCGAAGCGCATTACCTGATCACGTAGTCAAAGCTCTGAACAACTTCCCCAAGTCGCTTCACCCCATGACTCAATTCTCCGCCGCTATTACTCTTCTAAATAGCGAGAGTGAATACGTGAAAGCGTATACGGGAGGTGTACACAAATCCAAATATTGGGAAACCGTTTACGAAGATTCGATGAATTTGATCGCTAAATTACCCGTAGTGGCTGCCGCGATCTacagaaatatttacaagggTGGTAAAGGCTTGGGATCCGTCGATGCGGGAAAAGATTGGTCCTGGAATTTCGCGAACATGCTCGGTTACGACAACCCACAATTCATCGAACTTATGCGTTTATACCTCACGATCCACTCTGATCACGAAGGTGGAAATGTATCTGCACATACAACCCACTTGGTAGGTTCGGCATTGTCTGATCCGTATTTGTCATTTGCGGCTGGAATGAACGGCTTGGCTGGTCCTCTTCATGGTCTTGCAAATCAAGAAGTGTTGGTATGGCTAGAAAAGTTGCGCGCTCAAGTTGGAGACAGCCCCAGTGACGATAAGCTGAAGGAATTTATTTGGAACACGTTGAAGAGCGGTCAAGTCGTTCCTGGGTACGGTCATGCCGTACTGAGAAAGACTGATCCTAGATATACCTGCCAGAGAGAATTTGCATTGAAACACTTGCCGGATGACAAACTATTTAAG ctTGTTTCTCAAGTATACAAAGTAGTTCCACCCATTCTTTTGGAAACTGGCAAGGTAAAGAACCCATGGCCAAATGTAGATGCTCATTCGGGAGTTTTACTGCAATACTATGGAATGAAAGAGATGAATTATTACACCGTCCTGTTCGGAGTATCGCGTGCTCTTGGTGTTCTGGCGTCCCTTGTTTGGGATCGGGCTCTTGGTCTTCCCATAGAAAGGCCCAAATCTCTAAGCACTGATCTTCTCATGAAATCCGTCAAAGCCTAA